A portion of the Segatella copri DSM 18205 genome contains these proteins:
- the rpoC gene encoding DNA-directed RNA polymerase subunit beta' gives MAFKKDTKVKNNFTKITIGLASPEEILENSYGEVTKPETINYRTYKPERDGLFCERIFGPTKDYECACGKYKRIRYKGIVCDRCGVEVTEKKVRRERSGHIELVVPVAHIWYFRSLPNKIGYLLGMPTKKLDAVIYYEKYVVIQPGILEGKTDADGLELNGSHKLDLLSEDEYMALLDQYDPNGDNELLDDTDPNKFIAKMGAEAIYQLLQNVDLDSLSYELRDRANNDLSQQRKTEALKRLQVVEGFRASKGINKPEWMIMKIIPVTPPELRPLVPLDGGRFATSDLNDLYRRVIIRNNRLKRLVEIKAPEVILRNEKRMLQEAVDSLFDNSRKSSAVKSESNRPLKSLSDSLKGKQGRFRQNLLGKRVDYSARSVIVVGPELKMGECGLPKLMAAELYKPFIIRKLIERGIVKTVKSAKKIVDRREPVIWDILENVMKGHPVMLNRAPTLHRLGIQAFQPKMIEGKAIQLHPLACTAFNADFDGDQMAVHLPLSNEAVLEAQILMLQSHNILNPANGAPITVPSQDMVLGLYYITKIRPGAKGEGLTFYGPEEALIARNEGRCDLHASIKVVVDDLVDGTIQKRMVETSVGRVIVNGIIPDEVGFFNDVISKKTLRGLISNVIKAVGMAKACEFLDGIKNLGYRMAYVAGLSFNLGDIIIPPEKEAIVERGRKEVEEITNNYNMGFITNKERYNQVIDAWTHVNTDLGNILMKEMTEADQGFNAVYMMLDSGARGSKDQIKQLSGMRGLMAKPQKAGAEGAQIIENPILSNFKEGMSVLEYFIASHGARKGLADTAMKTADAGYLTRRLVDVSHDVIITEEDCGTLRGLVCTALKNGDEIISSLYERILGRVSVHDVIHPTTGELIVKSGEEITEAKAKAIDESPIESVEIRSVLTCESKKGVCMKCYGRNLATARMVQLGEAVGVIAAQAIGEPGTQLTLRTFHAGGIASNAAANAKIAAKNKSRIEFDELSTVPFVEEDEEGNDIKCEKVVSHLAEIRFVDPNTNIVLATLNVPYGSSLYHKEGEIVEKDTVIARWDPFNAVIVSQYAGTLKFNDVQKDQTYRAEVDETTGLEEKIITDSKNKAMVPSCDVIDANGEILGTYNFPVGGHLAVEDGQTINTGEVLVKIPRAVGGAGDITGGLPRVTELLEARNPSNPAVVSEIDGEVTMGKVKRGNREIIVTSKTGDQKKYLVSLSKQILVQEHDAVRAGTPLSDGSVTPGDILAIMGPTAVQEYIVNQIQDVYRLQGVAINDKHFEVVVRQMMRKVRIDDPGDTTFLEQELVDKLDFAEENDRIWGKKVVTDAGDSESLKPGQIITARRLRDENSALKRRDLKLVQVRDAVSATSTQILQGITRAALGTKSFMSAASFQETTKVLNEAAIRGKVDYLEGMKENVICGHLIPAGTGLRQWDKLIVGSKEEYERMQANKKNVLDYADSPIGE, from the coding sequence ATGGCTTTCAAAAAAGATACAAAGGTAAAGAATAATTTTACGAAGATTACCATCGGTCTCGCTTCGCCAGAGGAGATCTTGGAAAATTCGTATGGTGAGGTTACTAAACCGGAAACCATTAATTATCGTACATATAAGCCGGAGCGTGATGGCTTGTTCTGCGAGCGTATTTTTGGTCCTACTAAGGACTATGAATGCGCCTGCGGCAAGTACAAGCGTATCCGTTATAAGGGAATCGTCTGCGACCGATGCGGTGTAGAGGTTACAGAGAAGAAAGTTCGTCGTGAACGCTCTGGTCACATTGAGCTTGTCGTACCTGTTGCTCATATTTGGTATTTCCGTTCTCTTCCAAATAAGATTGGTTACCTTTTGGGTATGCCGACCAAGAAACTTGATGCTGTCATTTACTACGAGAAGTATGTAGTTATCCAGCCTGGTATTCTTGAGGGAAAGACTGATGCTGATGGTCTTGAATTGAACGGTTCTCACAAACTCGATCTCTTGTCAGAAGATGAATATATGGCTCTTCTTGACCAGTATGATCCTAATGGTGACAATGAACTTTTGGATGATACGGACCCTAATAAGTTTATCGCAAAAATGGGTGCTGAAGCAATTTATCAGTTGCTCCAGAATGTAGACCTTGACTCTTTGTCATACGAACTCCGCGATCGCGCAAATAACGATTTAAGTCAGCAGCGTAAAACTGAGGCTCTGAAGCGTCTGCAAGTTGTAGAAGGTTTCCGTGCTAGTAAAGGTATTAACAAGCCTGAATGGATGATCATGAAGATTATTCCTGTTACTCCACCTGAGCTGCGTCCGTTGGTACCATTGGATGGTGGTCGTTTTGCAACATCAGACTTGAATGACCTCTATCGTCGTGTGATTATCCGTAACAACCGTTTGAAGAGATTGGTTGAAATCAAGGCTCCTGAGGTTATTCTCCGTAACGAGAAGCGTATGTTGCAGGAGGCTGTTGACAGCTTGTTCGACAACTCACGCAAGAGTTCTGCTGTAAAGAGTGAGAGCAATCGTCCTTTGAAGTCACTCTCTGACTCTTTAAAGGGTAAGCAGGGTCGTTTCCGTCAGAACTTGCTGGGTAAGCGTGTTGACTATTCTGCCCGTTCTGTAATCGTTGTAGGTCCAGAATTGAAGATGGGTGAGTGTGGTCTTCCAAAACTGATGGCTGCAGAGCTTTACAAACCATTTATCATCCGTAAGTTGATAGAGCGTGGTATCGTTAAGACTGTTAAGAGTGCCAAGAAGATTGTTGATCGTCGCGAGCCAGTTATTTGGGATATTCTTGAGAATGTAATGAAGGGTCATCCGGTTATGTTGAACCGTGCCCCTACGCTTCACCGACTCGGTATCCAGGCATTCCAGCCTAAGATGATTGAAGGTAAGGCTATTCAGTTGCATCCATTGGCATGTACAGCGTTCAACGCCGACTTCGATGGTGACCAGATGGCTGTTCACCTTCCATTGAGCAATGAGGCTGTTTTGGAGGCTCAAATCCTGATGCTTCAGAGTCATAACATTCTTAACCCAGCTAATGGTGCGCCTATCACCGTTCCTTCTCAGGATATGGTGCTTGGTCTTTACTATATTACTAAGATTCGTCCAGGTGCAAAGGGTGAGGGCTTGACATTCTATGGTCCTGAAGAGGCATTGATTGCTCGTAACGAGGGCCGATGTGATCTTCATGCTTCGATTAAGGTTGTAGTTGACGACTTGGTTGATGGTACAATCCAGAAACGAATGGTAGAAACTTCTGTTGGACGTGTCATCGTTAATGGTATCATTCCTGATGAAGTTGGCTTCTTCAATGATGTGATTTCCAAGAAAACCCTCCGTGGTTTGATTTCTAATGTTATCAAGGCTGTTGGTATGGCTAAGGCTTGTGAATTCCTTGATGGAATCAAGAACTTAGGTTATCGTATGGCTTATGTCGCAGGATTGTCATTCAACCTTGGTGATATTATTATTCCACCAGAGAAGGAAGCTATTGTAGAGCGCGGTCGCAAGGAGGTTGAGGAAATTACCAATAACTATAATATGGGTTTCATCACCAATAAGGAACGATACAACCAGGTTATTGATGCGTGGACTCACGTAAATACAGATTTGGGTAATATCTTGATGAAGGAGATGACCGAAGCTGACCAGGGATTCAACGCCGTATACATGATGCTTGATTCCGGAGCCCGTGGTTCTAAGGATCAGATTAAGCAGTTGTCTGGTATGCGTGGTTTGATGGCTAAACCTCAGAAGGCTGGTGCAGAGGGCGCGCAGATCATCGAGAACCCTATCCTTTCTAACTTTAAGGAGGGTATGTCTGTATTGGAGTACTTTATCGCTTCTCACGGTGCCCGTAAGGGTCTTGCTGATACCGCTATGAAGACTGCCGATGCCGGTTACTTGACTCGTCGTCTTGTAGACGTTTCTCACGATGTTATTATCACCGAAGAGGATTGTGGTACATTGCGTGGCTTGGTTTGTACAGCTTTAAAGAATGGTGATGAGATTATTTCATCTCTTTATGAGCGTATTTTGGGTCGTGTTTCTGTGCATGATGTTATTCATCCAACAACTGGTGAACTGATTGTCAAATCTGGTGAAGAAATCACCGAGGCTAAGGCAAAGGCTATTGATGAATCTCCTATCGAGAGTGTTGAAATTCGTTCGGTTCTCACCTGTGAGAGCAAAAAGGGTGTCTGCATGAAGTGCTATGGCCGTAACTTGGCAACAGCCCGTATGGTACAGTTGGGTGAAGCCGTTGGTGTCATCGCTGCTCAAGCTATCGGTGAGCCAGGTACTCAGTTGACTCTCCGTACATTCCACGCCGGTGGTATTGCATCTAACGCTGCTGCCAATGCTAAGATTGCTGCGAAGAATAAGTCTCGTATTGAGTTTGACGAGTTGAGCACAGTACCATTCGTAGAGGAAGACGAGGAAGGCAACGATATCAAGTGCGAAAAGGTAGTAAGCCACTTGGCTGAAATCCGTTTCGTGGATCCTAATACAAACATCGTTCTTGCAACTTTGAATGTTCCTTACGGTTCTTCATTGTATCACAAGGAGGGTGAAATCGTAGAAAAGGATACTGTTATCGCCCGTTGGGATCCATTCAACGCCGTTATCGTCAGCCAGTATGCCGGTACATTGAAGTTCAATGACGTTCAGAAGGATCAGACTTATCGTGCTGAGGTCGATGAGACTACAGGTTTGGAGGAGAAGATTATCACCGATTCCAAGAATAAGGCAATGGTTCCATCTTGTGATGTTATCGATGCTAATGGTGAAATCCTTGGTACATACAACTTCCCTGTAGGTGGTCACTTGGCTGTTGAGGATGGACAGACAATTAATACCGGTGAGGTTTTGGTTAAGATTCCTCGTGCTGTAGGTGGTGCAGGTGATATCACTGGTGGTCTCCCTCGTGTAACTGAGCTTCTTGAGGCTCGCAACCCTTCTAACCCTGCTGTTGTATCTGAAATCGATGGTGAGGTAACGATGGGTAAGGTAAAGCGTGGTAACCGTGAGATCATCGTAACATCTAAGACTGGCGATCAGAAGAAGTATCTTGTATCTCTTTCTAAGCAGATCTTGGTACAGGAACATGATGCTGTACGTGCTGGTACTCCTCTTTCTGATGGTAGTGTAACTCCTGGCGATATTCTCGCCATCATGGGTCCTACCGCTGTTCAGGAGTATATTGTTAACCAGATCCAGGACGTTTACCGTCTTCAGGGTGTGGCTATTAATGATAAGCATTTTGAGGTTGTGGTACGTCAGATGATGCGTAAGGTTCGTATTGACGATCCAGGTGATACTACCTTCTTGGAGCAAGAGTTGGTTGATAAACTTGACTTTGCAGAAGAGAATGATCGTATCTGGGGTAAGAAGGTTGTTACTGACGCTGGTGATAGTGAAAGTCTCAAACCAGGTCAGATCATAACGGCTCGTAGATTGCGTGATGAGAATTCTGCATTGAAGCGTCGCGACTTGAAACTTGTACAGGTTCGTGATGCCGTATCTGCAACTTCTACACAGATCCTCCAGGGTATTACTCGTGCTGCTCTTGGTACTAAGAGCTTTATGAGTGCAGCATCATTCCAGGAAACTACTAAGGTTTTGAATGAGGCTGCTATCCGTGGTAAGGTTGATTACCTTGAGGGTATGAAGGAGAATGTAATCTGTGGTCACTTGATTCCTGCAGGTACTGGTCTTCGTCAGTGGGATAAGCTCATCGTAGGCTCTAAAGAAGAATATGAGCGTATGCAGGCTAATAAGAAAAATGTGCTTGACTATGCTGATTCTCCAATAGGAGAATAA
- a CDS encoding DUF3467 domain-containing protein has protein sequence MEENKNNQQQQNQFQMGISPEVAEGTYSNLALITHSSSDFILDFACALPGMPAPQIKSRVIMAPEHAKRLLQALQSNIYNYEQSFGKIKLSDEQERTIAPFGTPKGEA, from the coding sequence ATGGAAGAAAATAAGAATAATCAACAGCAGCAGAATCAGTTCCAGATGGGCATCAGCCCTGAAGTTGCAGAGGGTACATACTCAAACTTGGCACTGATTACTCATTCTAGTTCAGACTTCATCTTGGATTTTGCATGTGCACTTCCTGGCATGCCTGCACCTCAGATCAAGAGTCGTGTTATCATGGCACCTGAACATGCTAAGCGATTGCTCCAGGCATTGCAGAGCAATATTTATAACTACGAGCAGTCCTTCGGTAAAATTAAGTTGTCTGATGAGCAAGAACGTACAATCGCTCCATTCGGCACACCAAAGGGTGAGGCATAA
- the rpsL gene encoding 30S ribosomal protein S12 codes for MPTISQLVRKGRRVLVDKSKSPALDSCPQRRGVCVRVYTTTPKKPNSAMRKVARVRLTNSKEVNSYIPGEGHNLQEHSIVLVRGGRVKDLPGVRYHIVRGTLDTAGVANRTQRRSKYGAKRPKAKK; via the coding sequence ATGCCTACTATTTCACAGTTAGTAAGAAAAGGCAGACGAGTTCTTGTAGACAAGAGCAAGTCACCAGCTTTGGATTCTTGTCCTCAGCGTCGTGGTGTTTGTGTTCGTGTTTATACAACAACTCCTAAGAAGCCTAATTCAGCAATGCGTAAAGTTGCACGTGTACGTTTGACAAACTCAAAGGAAGTAAACTCTTATATTCCAGGAGAGGGTCACAACTTGCAGGAGCACTCAATTGTTTTGGTTCGCGGTGGTCGTGTAAAGGACCTTCCTGGTGTACGTTATCACATTGTCCGTGGTACACTTGATACTGCAGGTGTTGCGAATCGTACACAGCGTCGTTCTAAGTACGGAGCTAAGCGTCCTAAGGCAAAGAAGTAA
- the rpsG gene encoding 30S ribosomal protein S7, with protein sequence MRKAKPKKRVILPDPVFNDQKVSKFVNHLMYDGKKNTSYEIFYNALDIVKAKMSNEEKSALEIWKQALDNITPQVEVKSRRIGGATFQVPTEIRPDRKESISMKNLILFARKRGGKTMADKLAAEIMDAFNNQGGAFKRKEDMHRMAEANRAFAHFRF encoded by the coding sequence ATGAGAAAAGCAAAACCAAAGAAGAGAGTGATCCTTCCAGATCCTGTCTTCAATGACCAGAAGGTCTCAAAGTTCGTAAATCATTTGATGTATGATGGAAAGAAGAATACATCTTATGAGATTTTCTACAATGCACTTGACATTGTAAAGGCTAAGATGTCTAATGAGGAAAAGTCTGCTCTTGAAATCTGGAAGCAGGCACTTGATAATATTACTCCTCAGGTAGAGGTTAAGAGCCGTCGTATCGGTGGTGCAACCTTCCAGGTTCCTACAGAGATTCGTCCTGATCGTAAGGAGAGTATTTCTATGAAGAATCTTATTCTTTTTGCACGTAAGCGCGGTGGTAAGACTATGGCTGATAAGCTTGCAGCAGAGATTATGGATGCTTTTAATAATCAGGGTGGTGCATTTAAGCGTAAGGAGGATATGCATCGTATGGCTGAGGCTAACCGTGCGTTCGCTCACTTTAGATTCTAA
- the fusA gene encoding elongation factor G has translation MANRDLHLTRNIGIMAHIDAGKTTTSERILFYTGKTHKIGEVHDGAATMDWMVQEQERGITITSAATTCNWNYLGKSYKINLIDTPGHVDFTAEVERSLRVLDGAVATYSAADGVQPQSETVWRQADKYNVPRIGYVNKMDRSGANFFETVQQMKDILGANPIAIQIPIGAEENFKGVVDLIKMKAILWHDETMGAEYDVEDIPADLADEAAEWRDKLLEGAANFDDEVMELYLDGKDIPEEKLLAAIRKGCCAMECCPMLLGSSYKNKGVQPLLDYVCAFLPSPMDTPNITGTNPDTEEEEDRKPSEDEPTSALAFKIATDPFMGRLVFFRVYSGKVVAGSYVYNPRSGKRERISRLFQMNSKQEIPMESIDAGDIGAGVGFKDIRTGDTLCDEDHPIVLESMTFPDTVISIAVEPKSQADIAKLDNGLAKLAEEDPTFTVRTDEQSGQTIISGMGELHLDIIIDRLKREFKVECNQGKPQVNYKEAITKTAQSRETYKKQSGGRGKFACIDVTIGPKDEDYKEGDLQFINEVKGGNVPKEFIPSVQKGFADCLSNGVLGGFPMTGLKVTLTDGSFHPVDSDQLSFELVAHQAFKVLCPKAGPVLMEPIMKVEVVTPEENMGDVIGDLNKRRGLVQGMEEGRSGARIVKAMVPLAEMFGYVTALRTITSGRATSSMEYDHHAPLSSTIAKAVLEEVKGHADLL, from the coding sequence ATGGCAAATCGCGATTTACATTTGACTCGTAACATCGGTATCATGGCGCATATCGATGCCGGTAAGACAACAACTTCTGAGCGTATTTTGTTCTATACAGGTAAGACTCATAAGATTGGTGAGGTACACGATGGCGCTGCTACAATGGACTGGATGGTTCAGGAGCAGGAGCGTGGTATTACTATCACTTCTGCGGCTACAACTTGTAACTGGAATTATCTCGGTAAGTCTTATAAGATCAACTTGATCGATACTCCGGGACACGTTGACTTCACTGCTGAGGTTGAGCGTTCTCTCCGTGTACTTGATGGTGCTGTTGCTACATATTCTGCAGCTGATGGTGTTCAGCCACAGTCTGAGACAGTATGGCGTCAGGCTGATAAGTATAATGTACCTCGTATCGGTTATGTAAACAAGATGGACCGTTCTGGTGCTAACTTCTTCGAGACAGTTCAGCAGATGAAGGATATCTTGGGCGCTAATCCAATTGCTATTCAGATTCCTATTGGTGCAGAGGAGAACTTCAAGGGTGTAGTTGATCTCATTAAGATGAAGGCTATTCTTTGGCACGATGAGACTATGGGCGCTGAGTATGATGTAGAAGATATCCCTGCAGACTTGGCTGACGAGGCTGCTGAGTGGCGTGATAAGCTCCTTGAGGGTGCTGCAAACTTCGATGATGAGGTTATGGAACTTTATCTCGATGGTAAGGATATTCCAGAAGAAAAGCTTCTTGCTGCTATCCGTAAGGGTTGCTGTGCTATGGAGTGCTGCCCAATGTTGCTCGGTTCTTCATACAAGAACAAGGGTGTTCAGCCATTGCTCGACTATGTATGTGCATTCTTGCCTTCACCAATGGATACTCCAAATATCACCGGTACTAACCCTGATACAGAGGAGGAAGAGGATCGTAAACCATCTGAGGATGAACCAACATCTGCTCTCGCATTTAAGATTGCTACTGACCCATTCATGGGCCGCTTGGTATTCTTCCGCGTTTACTCAGGTAAGGTCGTTGCTGGTTCTTATGTTTACAACCCGCGTTCTGGCAAGCGCGAGCGTATCAGCCGTCTGTTCCAGATGAACTCTAAGCAGGAAATCCCAATGGAGTCTATCGATGCTGGTGACATCGGTGCAGGTGTAGGTTTCAAGGATATCCGTACAGGTGATACACTCTGTGATGAGGACCACCCAATCGTATTGGAGTCTATGACATTCCCTGATACTGTGATTTCTATCGCAGTAGAGCCAAAGAGCCAGGCGGACATCGCTAAGTTGGATAATGGTCTCGCTAAGTTGGCTGAGGAGGATCCAACCTTCACAGTCCGTACAGACGAGCAGAGCGGTCAGACAATTATCTCTGGTATGGGTGAGCTTCACTTGGATATCATCATCGACCGTTTGAAGCGTGAGTTCAAGGTTGAGTGTAATCAGGGTAAGCCTCAGGTTAACTACAAGGAGGCTATCACTAAGACAGCTCAGAGCCGTGAAACTTATAAGAAGCAGTCTGGTGGTCGTGGTAAGTTTGCTTGTATCGATGTAACCATCGGTCCTAAGGACGAGGATTACAAGGAAGGCGACTTGCAGTTCATCAACGAGGTTAAGGGTGGTAACGTTCCTAAGGAATTCATCCCATCTGTACAGAAGGGTTTCGCTGATTGCTTGTCAAATGGTGTACTCGGTGGCTTCCCAATGACAGGTTTGAAGGTGACTTTGACCGATGGTAGCTTCCACCCAGTTGACTCTGACCAGTTGTCATTCGAGTTGGTAGCACATCAGGCATTCAAGGTACTTTGCCCTAAGGCTGGTCCTGTTTTGATGGAGCCTATCATGAAGGTAGAGGTTGTTACTCCAGAAGAGAACATGGGTGACGTAATCGGTGACTTGAACAAGCGCCGTGGTCTCGTTCAGGGTATGGAAGAAGGTCGTAGCGGTGCTCGCATCGTAAAGGCAATGGTTCCATTGGCTGAGATGTTCGGTTATGTAACAGCTTTGCGTACTATCACTTCTGGTCGTGCAACAAGTTCTATGGAGTACGATCATCATGCACCTCTTTCTTCAACAATTGCTAAGGCTGTGTTGGAGGAGGTTAAGGGTCACGCAGATCTTCTTTAA
- the rpsJ gene encoding 30S ribosomal protein S10, with product MSQKIRIKLKSYDHQLVDKSAEKIVKAVKATGAIVSGPIPLPTHKRIFTVNRSTFVNKKSREQFQLSDFKRLIDIYSSTAKTVDALMKLELPSGVEVEIKV from the coding sequence ATGAGTCAGAAAATCAGAATTAAGCTGAAGTCTTACGACCACCAGTTGGTTGACAAGTCAGCTGAGAAGATTGTGAAGGCTGTAAAGGCTACAGGCGCTATCGTTAGTGGTCCTATTCCATTGCCAACACACAAGCGTATTTTTACTGTAAACCGCAGTACTTTCGTTAACAAGAAGTCTCGCGAGCAGTTCCAGCTCTCAGATTTCAAGCGTCTCATTGACATCTACAGCTCAACAGCTAAGACAGTTGATGCCTTGATGAAGCTTGAATTGCCAAGTGGTGTAGAAGTAGAAATTAAAGTCTAA
- the rplC gene encoding 50S ribosomal protein L3 yields the protein MPGLIGKKIGMTSVFSADGKNIPCTVIEVGPCVVTQVKTVEKDGYKAYQLGFEEAKEKRTSQPMMGIFKKAGTTPKKHLAEFKFDEEYNLGDTITVEIFNDCKFVDVIGTSKGKGFQGVVKRHGFGGVGQSTHGQDDRARKPGSIGACSYPAKVFKGMRMGGQMGGDRVTTQNLQVLKIIPEQNLLIVKGSFAGCKGSTVLIEK from the coding sequence ATGCCAGGATTAATTGGAAAGAAAATCGGAATGACATCCGTTTTCAGTGCCGACGGTAAGAATATTCCGTGCACTGTTATCGAAGTAGGTCCTTGTGTTGTAACCCAGGTGAAAACTGTAGAAAAGGATGGTTACAAGGCTTATCAGTTAGGTTTCGAAGAGGCAAAGGAGAAGCGTACTTCTCAGCCTATGATGGGAATCTTCAAGAAGGCAGGCACAACACCTAAGAAGCACTTGGCCGAGTTCAAGTTTGATGAGGAGTACAACCTCGGTGACACAATTACAGTTGAAATCTTCAACGATTGCAAGTTCGTTGATGTAATTGGTACATCAAAGGGTAAAGGCTTCCAGGGCGTTGTTAAGCGTCACGGATTCGGTGGTGTAGGTCAGTCTACTCACGGTCAGGATGACCGCGCTCGTAAGCCGGGATCTATTGGTGCTTGTTCTTACCCTGCAAAGGTATTCAAGGGTATGCGCATGGGCGGCCAAATGGGAGGTGACAGAGTTACAACTCAGAACCTTCAGGTGTTAAAGATAATTCCAGAGCAGAATCTTCTTATTGTTAAGGGTTCTTTCGCTGGATGCAAAGGTTCAACTGTTTTAATTGAGAAATAA
- the rplD gene encoding 50S ribosomal protein L4: MEVSVLDIKGQETGRKVALNDAVFGIEPNDHVLYLDVKQYLANQRQGTAKSKERSEISGSTRKLGRQKGGGGARRGDINSPVLVGGARVFGPKPRDYRFKLNKKVKILARKSALSYKAQESAIVMLEDFTFEAPKTKEFLSIIKNLKIEGKKVLFVLPESNKNVYLSARNLQRAEVILASNVNSYKVLNADVVVITEKSLETIDQILTK, from the coding sequence ATGGAAGTTAGCGTATTAGATATCAAAGGTCAGGAGACCGGCCGCAAGGTAGCTCTTAATGATGCAGTCTTCGGCATTGAGCCTAACGATCACGTTCTCTATCTTGACGTAAAGCAGTATCTCGCTAACCAGCGTCAGGGTACAGCTAAGTCTAAGGAGAGAAGCGAGATTAGCGGTTCTACTCGTAAGCTTGGTCGTCAGAAGGGCGGCGGCGGTGCTCGCCGTGGTGATATTAACTCACCTGTACTCGTAGGTGGTGCTCGCGTTTTTGGTCCTAAACCACGTGATTACCGCTTCAAGCTCAACAAAAAAGTAAAGATTCTTGCTCGTAAGTCTGCTCTGTCTTATAAGGCACAGGAAAGCGCAATTGTAATGTTGGAAGACTTTACATTTGAGGCTCCAAAGACTAAAGAATTCTTAAGTATTATTAAGAATCTCAAAATTGAGGGCAAAAAAGTGCTCTTTGTTTTGCCAGAATCAAATAAAAACGTATATTTGTCTGCTCGTAACTTGCAGCGTGCTGAAGTTATCCTCGCATCAAACGTCAATTCGTATAAAGTTTTGAATGCTGATGTTGTAGTGATTACAGAAAAGTCGCTCGAGACTATCGACCAAATCTTAACAAAGTAA
- the rplW gene encoding 50S ribosomal protein L23 encodes MAFIIKPLVTEKMTKITDKQPNRYGFVVRPEANKLEIKKEVESLYNVTVVDVNTIRYAGKRSARYTKAGLVKGQKNAFKKAIVTLKEGDTIDFYSNI; translated from the coding sequence ATGGCATTTATTATCAAACCATTGGTTACTGAGAAGATGACCAAGATTACAGACAAGCAGCCTAACCGCTATGGCTTCGTTGTTCGTCCTGAGGCTAATAAGCTCGAGATTAAGAAGGAAGTTGAGAGTCTGTATAATGTTACAGTAGTTGACGTGAACACTATTCGTTACGCAGGCAAGCGCTCTGCCCGTTATACAAAGGCAGGTCTTGTTAAGGGTCAGAAGAATGCGTTCAAGAAGGCAATCGTTACTCTTAAGGAGGGCGATACAATTGATTTTTACAGCAATATTTAA
- the rplB gene encoding 50S ribosomal protein L2 — MAVRKLKPVTPGQRHKVIGTFEDITASVPEKSLVYGKRSTGGRNNTGKMTVRYIGGGHKQKYRLIDFKREKDGVPAVVKTIEYDPNRSARIALLYYADGEKRYIIAPNGLQVGATLMSGADAAPEIGNCLPLANIPVGTVIHNIELRPGQGALLVRSAGNFAQLTSREGSYCVIKLPSGETRQILSACKATVGSVGNSDHALEQSGKAGRSRWLGRRPHNRGVVMNPVDHPMGGGEGRQSGGHPRSRKGLYAKGLKTRAPKKLSNKYIIERANKK; from the coding sequence ATGGCAGTACGTAAATTAAAACCGGTTACTCCGGGTCAAAGACACAAAGTTATTGGCACGTTCGAGGATATTACTGCATCCGTGCCAGAGAAGTCTCTCGTTTACGGTAAACGTTCTACCGGCGGTCGAAACAACACCGGTAAGATGACCGTTCGCTACATTGGCGGTGGTCACAAGCAGAAGTATCGTTTAATCGACTTCAAACGTGAGAAAGATGGTGTTCCAGCAGTTGTTAAGACAATCGAGTACGATCCAAACCGTTCGGCTCGTATCGCATTGCTTTACTATGCTGATGGTGAAAAACGTTACATTATTGCTCCTAACGGACTTCAGGTAGGCGCTACTTTGATGTCAGGTGCAGATGCTGCTCCTGAGATTGGTAACTGTCTTCCTTTGGCAAACATCCCTGTAGGTACAGTGATCCACAACATCGAGCTGCGTCCTGGTCAGGGGGCTTTGTTGGTTCGTTCGGCTGGTAATTTTGCTCAGTTGACTTCTCGTGAGGGCAGTTATTGTGTAATTAAGCTCCCTTCTGGTGAAACACGCCAGATTTTGAGTGCTTGTAAAGCTACAGTTGGTAGTGTTGGTAACTCTGACCACGCTCTTGAACAGTCTGGTAAGGCTGGACGTTCTCGCTGGTTGGGTCGTCGTCCACACAACCGTGGTGTTGTTATGAACCCTGTTGATCACCCAATGGGTGGTGGTGAAGGTCGCCAGAGTGGTGGTCACCCACGTTCACGTAAGGGCTTGTACGCTAAGGGTCTTAAGACTCGTGCACCTAAGAAGCTTTCTAACAAGTATATTATCGAAAGAGCTAACAAAAAATAA
- the rpsS gene encoding 30S ribosomal protein S19, whose translation MSRSLKKGPYINVSLEKKILAMNESGKKNVVKTWARASMISPDFVGHTVAVHNGNKFIPVYVTENMVGHKLGEFAPTRRFGGHSGNRK comes from the coding sequence ATGAGTCGTTCACTTAAAAAAGGTCCATATATCAACGTTTCTCTCGAGAAGAAGATTCTCGCTATGAACGAGAGTGGCAAGAAGAATGTTGTTAAGACATGGGCTAGAGCTTCAATGATATCTCCTGATTTCGTAGGACATACTGTTGCAGTTCATAACGGTAACAAATTTATCCCTGTTTATGTTACAGAGAATATGGTTGGCCACAAGCTTGGAGAGTTTGCTCCAACACGTCGCTTTGGCGGTCACTCTGGTAACAGAAAGTAA